In one window of Effusibacillus lacus DNA:
- the ffh gene encoding signal recognition particle protein — protein MAIFEGLSSRLQETFQRLRGKGKLTEDDVKEALREVRLALLEADVNFKVVKEFVEKIRERAIGQEVLQSLTPGQQVIKIVNDELTELMGGTQSRIAQAAKPPTVVMMVGLQGAGKTTTTGKLANLLKKQNRYPLLVAGDIYRPAAIKQLQVLGEQVKAQVFSMGDKVSPVEIAKNAIEHARMHGFDYVLIDTAGRLHIDDTLMDELKRIKEAVNPDEILLVVDAMTGQDAVNVAETFHQQLGITGTILTKLDGDTRGGAALSIRSVTGTPIKFAGMGEKLDALEPFHPDRMASRILGMGDVLSLIEKAQANVDQAKAQEAGKKLMSGEFTLDDFLDQMQQLKKMGPLQDILGMLPGMGMNKAMQNVNIDDKQIARVEAIIRSMTPRERQDPKVMNASRRRRVAAGSGTTVQDVNRLLNQFAEMQKMMKQLPGLAKKFGKKGKKGFGGFKFPF, from the coding sequence ATGGCGATATTTGAAGGTCTGTCCAGCAGGCTGCAGGAAACGTTTCAGCGCCTGAGGGGCAAAGGGAAGCTGACGGAAGATGACGTGAAAGAAGCCCTGCGAGAGGTGCGTTTGGCGCTGCTCGAGGCGGACGTCAACTTCAAAGTTGTAAAAGAGTTTGTGGAAAAAATCCGTGAGCGTGCAATCGGACAGGAAGTTTTGCAAAGCCTTACCCCGGGCCAGCAAGTGATCAAGATTGTGAACGATGAACTGACTGAGCTGATGGGCGGCACCCAGAGCCGGATTGCGCAGGCGGCCAAGCCTCCGACGGTGGTCATGATGGTCGGGTTGCAAGGGGCAGGGAAGACCACCACCACCGGTAAACTTGCCAACCTCCTCAAAAAGCAAAATCGCTACCCGCTGCTTGTGGCAGGAGATATCTACCGGCCGGCTGCCATCAAACAATTGCAGGTATTGGGCGAACAGGTGAAGGCGCAGGTATTCTCCATGGGCGACAAGGTGAGCCCGGTTGAGATTGCCAAGAACGCGATTGAGCACGCCAGGATGCACGGGTTTGACTATGTATTGATTGATACTGCGGGTCGTCTGCACATTGACGACACGTTAATGGACGAGCTGAAACGGATCAAGGAAGCGGTGAATCCGGACGAAATCCTGCTTGTGGTGGATGCCATGACCGGACAGGATGCGGTGAATGTGGCAGAAACCTTCCACCAACAGCTGGGCATAACGGGCACAATCCTGACCAAGCTTGATGGTGACACCCGGGGCGGAGCCGCCTTGTCCATCCGGTCCGTAACCGGAACTCCCATCAAGTTTGCAGGGATGGGCGAGAAGCTGGATGCGCTGGAGCCGTTCCATCCGGATCGGATGGCATCCCGGATCCTGGGGATGGGCGATGTACTTAGCCTGATCGAGAAAGCCCAGGCCAACGTGGATCAGGCAAAGGCTCAGGAAGCCGGCAAGAAGCTGATGAGCGGGGAATTTACGCTGGATGACTTCCTCGATCAGATGCAGCAGCTCAAGAAGATGGGTCCGCTGCAGGATATCCTGGGCATGCTGCCGGGTATGGGCATGAACAAGGCGATGCAGAATGTGAACATTGACGATAAACAGATTGCACGCGTTGAGGCGATCATTCGCTCGATGACACCCAGGGAACGGCAGGATCCGAAAGTCATGAACGCCAGCCGCCGCAGGCGGGTGGCCGCAGGCAGCGGAACCACCGTTCAGGATGTGAACCGCCTGCTCAACCAGTTTGCCGAAATGCAGAAGATGATGAAACAGCTTCCGGGTCTTGCCAAGAAGTTCGGCAAAAAAGGAAAGAAAGGGTTTGGCGGCTTCAAGTTCCCGTTTTAA
- a CDS encoding putative DNA-binding protein — MMLEKTTRMNLLYDFYGVLLTDKQRTFLELYYLDDLSLAEIAEQFQVSRQAVHDNIRRSEVQLEEYEQKLRLLERYQNRVHLCEKMAEKIGVLPLSEADKEELLGFARLLAEDGETEPRE; from the coding sequence ATCATGCTTGAGAAAACTACACGCATGAACCTGTTATACGATTTCTACGGCGTACTGTTGACTGATAAACAGCGTACGTTTCTTGAATTGTATTATCTTGACGATCTGTCTTTGGCGGAGATCGCCGAACAGTTTCAGGTCTCCCGGCAAGCGGTTCATGACAACATTCGCCGGTCGGAAGTACAGTTGGAAGAGTACGAGCAAAAGCTTCGACTGCTGGAGCGATACCAAAACCGCGTTCATTTATGCGAAAAGATGGCGGAGAAAATTGGTGTTCTGCCTTTGTCTGAAGCAGACAAAGAGGAACTGTTAGGGTTTGCCAGGTTGTTGGCAGAGGATGGGGAGACGGAACCTCGGGAATAA
- the ftsY gene encoding signal recognition particle-docking protein FtsY, which yields MGFFSKFKEGLAKTRDSFMDKVGAVFNRRRIDEEFYEELEEQLIMADVGVTTVMTLMEELRAEVKRRKIEDATDLKPILQEKLVELMGTEMAALNLNPTGMTVIMIVGVNGVGKTTTIGKLAHRLKSEGKKVVLAAGDTFRAGAIEQLEVWGQRVGVDVIKHQQGSDPAAVVYDGVQAAKSRKADVLIVDTAGRLHNKTNLMDELNKVYRVLKREIPDAPHEVLLVLDATTGQNALQQAKIFGEATGVTGLVLTKLDGTAKGGIVIAIRDQMEIPVKFVGLGEKVDDLAEFDPKQFVEAIFTA from the coding sequence ATGGGATTTTTCAGCAAGTTTAAGGAAGGGTTGGCGAAAACCCGCGACTCGTTTATGGACAAGGTGGGGGCCGTCTTCAACCGGCGCAGGATTGACGAAGAATTCTACGAAGAGCTGGAAGAACAGCTCATCATGGCAGATGTCGGGGTCACCACCGTCATGACGCTGATGGAGGAACTGCGGGCGGAAGTGAAGCGGCGAAAGATCGAGGATGCGACCGATCTCAAGCCCATTTTACAGGAAAAATTGGTTGAACTGATGGGCACGGAAATGGCTGCCTTAAATCTGAATCCGACTGGAATGACGGTGATTATGATCGTCGGGGTCAATGGAGTCGGCAAGACCACGACCATCGGCAAGCTTGCCCATCGATTAAAGTCCGAAGGGAAAAAGGTGGTCCTCGCCGCCGGAGACACATTCCGGGCAGGTGCGATCGAGCAGTTGGAAGTGTGGGGGCAGCGTGTGGGAGTGGACGTAATCAAGCACCAGCAGGGTTCAGATCCGGCTGCTGTTGTATATGACGGAGTGCAGGCGGCCAAATCCCGCAAAGCGGACGTGTTGATTGTGGACACGGCAGGACGACTCCACAACAAGACCAATCTGATGGATGAATTGAACAAAGTGTACCGGGTGCTCAAGCGGGAAATCCCGGATGCCCCCCATGAAGTGCTGCTGGTACTTGATGCTACCACCGGCCAGAACGCGTTGCAGCAGGCCAAGATCTTCGGAGAAGCGACCGGTGTGACCGGTCTCGTGCTGACGAAGCTGGACGGAACCGCAAAAGGCGGCATTGTCATCGCCATTCGGGATCAGATGGAGATTCCGGTGAAGTTTGTTGGACTTGGTGAGAAAGTGGACGACCTGGCTGAGTTCGATCCAAAACAGTTCGTAGAAGCAATATTTACTGCCTGA
- a CDS encoding YqzG/YhdC family protein yields MRRILALTASLLFTLLSTAAVSFAQGKEGVHLAEPAYAKWGRLAMTETRKRYPDAQIVDYLHVGRVNKSTDVAEETFKLWLNRNGRELGVFVRITFEIKTDRVLLVRFQEISQ; encoded by the coding sequence TTGAGACGAATATTGGCATTGACAGCTTCACTCCTTTTCACATTACTGTCGACTGCCGCGGTTTCATTTGCCCAAGGAAAAGAGGGTGTCCATCTGGCCGAACCTGCTTATGCCAAATGGGGCCGACTGGCCATGACGGAAACCAGGAAGCGGTATCCTGATGCGCAAATTGTTGATTATTTGCATGTGGGGCGTGTAAACAAATCCACCGACGTGGCGGAAGAAACATTCAAATTATGGCTAAATCGAAACGGCAGGGAATTGGGCGTCTTTGTCCGAATTACTTTTGAAATCAAGACGGACCGGGTGTTGTTGGTGCGGTTTCAAGAAATATCCCAGTGA
- the smc gene encoding chromosome segregation protein SMC codes for MYLKRMELVGFKSFADRTELEFVPGVTAVVGPNGSGKSNISDSIRWVLGEQSAKSLRGAKMEDVIFAGSDTRKAVNYCEVSLTLDNSDSTLPLDYNEVTVTRRVYRSGEGEYFINKQPCRLKDIIELFMDTGLGKEAYSIIGQGRIDEILSNKAEDRRGIFEEAAGIVKYKTRKREAEKKLEETAGNLVRIGDIIGELETQIGPLSEQAEIARQYKRYKGELQNLEIALYVHDIEDLHSRWQQEKETGSKLQDQHASQAAVVSAMESQYEQLRWQAEQLDKMMESSNRRHVEVVAEYEKAEGRREVLQERYKNLLTGRDDLQSDLAKLGKDRSDKEGQHQEEKDKLAALTAERDRFRTELEAKMSATEGLFDRSGMEAEVERLKADLIEKMNETAGRRNELKNIETNIGTCQRRIEKMQQDEAELQERIGLLNQSFASGTATLEELRKQEGEMHAALRELQGNVSGRAAEKDRLTALLRQLQTEKASFQSRYELLRDMQQEYGGFSQGVRTVLQAAGRNRLSGICGAVAELIQVPAKYEVAVETALGGALQNVVVESEKAGRDAIMFLKSSGGGRATFMPLDVMKGRMLGKSERLAVEGHSGYVGIGAEMVSFDEKYRPIAEYLLGQVVLAKTIADANALARLLQYRVRVVTLDGDVVNPGGAMTGGSQQKKGTSLLGRQREVDEMEQKLKSIDSQLAEVQQKLDSFETNARQADANLQEIRERMEATRGQIHSVESQVRELDVQRQAFQERLQLVTLEKEQYERELSEWIRKGENTQVELVQLDEMVKEMTAQVDALQTKLKEQQSAQEDISEEVTEYKVRLAALDQEISSTKANIARMEREITANQTELAAKESEMTLIGERIDQTRQELEEAAGQLALLEQRRTEAQKALDEELARKQELHRKIAEEEHRVREARLVLRNLENQLHQIEVKVNRLDVELTNMLTKLAEEYHISFELAKERYPVPEDVPAAKKQAAELRRQMELLGEVNLGAIEEHARMQERLQFLTSQRDDLTEARNKLNEVILEINQEMSKRFHETFDAIRSQFHIVFNRLFGGGRADLILVDPDNPLTTGIDIMAQPPGKKLQNLGLLSGGERALTAMALLFSILHVKPVPFCVLDEVEAALDEANVSRFAEYMREFSTQTQFICITHRKGTMEAADVLYGVTMQESGISKLVSVRMVEEDDVQTA; via the coding sequence ATGTACCTGAAACGAATGGAACTTGTGGGTTTCAAATCGTTTGCCGATCGAACCGAACTAGAGTTTGTTCCGGGTGTCACAGCTGTTGTGGGGCCGAACGGTTCCGGAAAGAGCAACATTTCCGATTCGATTCGCTGGGTGCTTGGCGAACAAAGTGCCAAGAGCTTGCGGGGCGCCAAGATGGAAGACGTTATTTTCGCCGGAAGCGATACACGCAAAGCGGTCAATTACTGCGAAGTGTCACTCACTCTCGATAACAGTGACAGTACTTTGCCCCTGGATTATAACGAAGTCACCGTTACCCGCCGGGTATACCGGTCCGGGGAGGGAGAATATTTCATAAACAAACAGCCCTGCCGCCTGAAAGACATTATCGAGCTGTTCATGGACACGGGTCTTGGCAAAGAGGCATACTCCATCATCGGCCAGGGCCGGATCGACGAGATCCTGTCCAACAAGGCGGAGGACAGACGCGGCATCTTTGAAGAAGCGGCGGGAATCGTCAAATACAAAACGCGCAAACGGGAAGCGGAAAAGAAACTGGAAGAAACCGCAGGCAACCTGGTCCGTATCGGGGATATCATTGGCGAGTTGGAGACCCAGATCGGGCCCCTGTCCGAACAGGCGGAAATCGCCAGACAATACAAGCGGTACAAAGGGGAATTGCAGAATCTTGAAATTGCCTTGTATGTGCATGACATAGAAGATCTGCATTCCCGTTGGCAGCAAGAGAAGGAAACAGGAAGCAAGCTGCAGGATCAGCATGCCTCGCAAGCCGCCGTTGTCTCCGCCATGGAGTCCCAATATGAACAGCTTCGCTGGCAGGCGGAACAGCTGGACAAGATGATGGAATCCAGCAACAGGCGCCATGTGGAAGTGGTGGCCGAATATGAGAAGGCGGAGGGCCGCCGGGAGGTTCTGCAGGAAAGGTATAAGAACCTGCTGACAGGGAGAGATGACCTGCAGTCCGATTTGGCCAAGCTGGGTAAGGACCGGAGTGACAAGGAAGGGCAGCACCAGGAGGAAAAGGACAAGCTGGCGGCGCTTACGGCTGAACGGGACAGGTTCCGAACAGAGCTGGAAGCAAAAATGTCAGCCACTGAGGGATTGTTTGACCGTTCCGGGATGGAAGCGGAAGTGGAGAGGCTTAAGGCCGACCTGATCGAAAAGATGAACGAGACGGCCGGCAGGCGGAATGAACTGAAGAACATTGAAACCAACATCGGGACTTGTCAACGCCGGATCGAAAAGATGCAGCAAGACGAAGCGGAACTGCAGGAAAGAATCGGTTTGTTGAATCAGTCCTTTGCTTCAGGGACTGCCACTCTGGAGGAGCTTAGAAAGCAGGAAGGGGAAATGCATGCTGCCTTGCGGGAACTGCAAGGGAATGTCTCCGGCAGGGCGGCCGAGAAAGACCGGCTGACAGCCTTGTTGCGGCAATTGCAGACAGAAAAGGCGTCATTTCAGTCAAGATATGAGCTTTTGCGGGACATGCAGCAGGAATACGGCGGGTTCTCACAAGGAGTCCGAACGGTCCTGCAGGCTGCGGGAAGAAACCGTCTTAGCGGTATTTGCGGTGCGGTGGCGGAATTGATCCAAGTGCCTGCAAAATACGAAGTTGCGGTGGAAACCGCACTGGGAGGGGCTCTGCAAAACGTTGTCGTGGAATCGGAAAAAGCGGGCCGGGACGCCATCATGTTCCTCAAGTCAAGCGGTGGTGGACGGGCTACCTTTATGCCCCTGGACGTTATGAAAGGACGGATGCTTGGCAAAAGCGAACGGTTGGCTGTTGAAGGACATTCCGGCTATGTGGGAATCGGGGCCGAGATGGTCAGCTTTGACGAAAAGTATCGTCCGATCGCAGAGTATCTTCTTGGTCAGGTGGTACTTGCAAAAACCATTGCAGACGCCAACGCTTTGGCCCGATTGCTGCAATACCGGGTTCGCGTTGTGACTTTGGATGGAGACGTGGTGAACCCGGGGGGTGCCATGACCGGGGGAAGCCAGCAGAAAAAAGGAACCAGCCTCCTTGGACGGCAACGGGAAGTAGACGAAATGGAGCAAAAGCTGAAATCCATCGACTCCCAGTTGGCCGAAGTCCAGCAGAAGCTGGACAGCTTTGAAACAAACGCCAGGCAAGCGGATGCCAACCTGCAGGAAATCCGTGAAAGAATGGAGGCGACAAGAGGGCAAATCCATTCCGTTGAATCCCAGGTCCGGGAATTGGACGTACAGCGACAGGCCTTTCAGGAGCGTCTGCAGCTGGTGACACTTGAGAAAGAGCAGTATGAGCGGGAACTGTCCGAATGGATCCGCAAAGGGGAAAACACCCAGGTGGAACTGGTCCAATTGGACGAGATGGTGAAAGAAATGACTGCCCAAGTGGACGCACTTCAGACCAAGTTGAAAGAACAGCAAAGCGCACAAGAAGATATTTCGGAAGAAGTAACCGAATACAAAGTTCGCCTGGCGGCGCTGGATCAGGAAATCTCATCGACCAAAGCGAACATTGCCCGCATGGAACGGGAAATCACAGCCAATCAGACAGAGCTTGCAGCCAAAGAAAGCGAAATGACTCTGATTGGAGAGAGAATTGATCAAACCAGGCAAGAGTTGGAAGAGGCGGCCGGTCAGTTGGCTTTGCTTGAACAACGTCGTACGGAAGCGCAGAAGGCGCTGGACGAGGAGCTTGCGCGCAAGCAGGAGCTTCACAGGAAAATCGCGGAAGAGGAGCATCGAGTCCGGGAAGCCCGGCTGGTACTGAGAAACCTGGAGAATCAGCTGCACCAGATTGAGGTTAAGGTCAACCGGCTGGACGTGGAACTGACCAATATGCTGACCAAATTGGCTGAGGAGTACCATATATCATTCGAATTGGCAAAGGAACGATACCCGGTGCCGGAAGATGTTCCCGCTGCCAAGAAGCAAGCGGCCGAACTTCGCAGGCAAATGGAACTGCTGGGTGAAGTGAATCTGGGAGCGATTGAGGAACATGCCCGCATGCAGGAACGTCTGCAATTCCTTACAAGCCAACGGGACGATCTGACAGAAGCGCGAAACAAGCTGAACGAAGTCATTCTGGAGATCAACCAGGAAATGTCCAAGCGGTTTCATGAAACCTTTGACGCTATCCGCAGCCAGTTCCATATCGTGTTTAACCGGTTGTTTGGCGGGGGGCGTGCGGACCTGATTTTGGTCGATCCGGACAATCCCTTGACTACCGGAATTGACATCATGGCACAACCCCCCGGCAAGAAGCTGCAGAACCTGGGGCTCCTGTCAGGTGGCGAACGCGCTTTAACCGCAATGGCGCTGCTGTTCTCGATCCTGCATGTCAAACCAGTGCCATTCTGTGTATTGGACGAAGTGGAAGCGGCGCTGGATGAAGCAAATGTATCCCGTTTCGCCGAGTACATGCGAGAATTCTCGACTCAAACCCAGTTTATCTGCATCACGCACCGGAAAGGCACAATGGAAGCGGCCGATGTCCTGTATGGAGTAACCATGCAGGAATCCGGCATATCCAAGCTGGTATCCGTCAGGATGGTGGAAGAGGATGATGTGCAGACAGCCTAG
- the rnc gene encoding ribonuclease III — protein MAGKFEVFTQSLQIRFQNLSLLKQAFTHASYRNEHRGENGQDNERLEFLGDAVLELLVSEYLFNRYPTLPEGELTRMRASIVCEPSLVKFADKLQFTKYIRLGRGEELSGGRRRPALLADVFEAFVGALYLDQGLEAVRSFLQTHVFPELENVHGLLLSDFKTLLQEHVQRENLGSLTYKILEERGPAHNREFVSQVFINDVPYGTGTGRSKKEAEQRAANETLTMLGR, from the coding sequence GTGGCTGGTAAGTTTGAAGTGTTCACACAATCCTTACAAATTCGTTTTCAGAATCTGTCTCTCCTTAAGCAAGCCTTTACCCATGCTTCTTACCGGAACGAACACCGGGGAGAGAACGGGCAGGACAATGAACGGCTCGAGTTCCTGGGGGATGCGGTTCTTGAATTGCTGGTCAGCGAGTATTTGTTCAACCGTTATCCGACTCTCCCGGAAGGCGAATTAACCCGTATGCGGGCGTCGATCGTATGTGAACCTTCCCTGGTGAAGTTTGCCGACAAATTGCAGTTTACCAAATATATTCGGTTGGGACGCGGGGAGGAATTATCCGGCGGCAGAAGACGACCCGCTCTTTTGGCGGACGTGTTTGAAGCGTTCGTAGGGGCGTTGTATCTCGATCAGGGGCTGGAGGCGGTGAGATCGTTTTTGCAGACTCATGTGTTTCCAGAGTTGGAAAACGTGCACGGCCTGCTGCTCTCTGATTTCAAAACCTTGTTGCAGGAACATGTCCAAAGGGAGAACCTGGGTTCTTTGACGTATAAGATTTTGGAAGAAAGAGGCCCGGCCCATAACCGGGAATTCGTGTCACAAGTGTTCATCAATGACGTCCCATATGGTACCGGAACCGGCAGATCCAAGAAGGAAGCGGAACAAAGAGCGGCCAATGAGACATTGACCATGCTTGGTCGTTGA
- the fabF gene encoding beta-ketoacyl-ACP synthase II — translation MRRRVVVTGMGVISPVGNTVSAFWESLVAGKSGVGKITRFDASEYPCQIAAEVKDFNPEAYMDKREARKMDRFAQYAVAAARMAMDDSKLQITEENEERVGVYVGSGIGGLETLMEQHQILLEKGPRRVSPFFIPMMIGDIATGQISIFLGAKGPNSSPISACATGTNAIGDAYKIIERGAADVMITGGAEATVLPLAVAGFASARALATAFNDTPEKASRPFDRDRDGFVMGEGAGILVLEELEHAKKRGAAIYAEIIGYGMSGDAYHITQPAPEGAGAARCMREAVRDAGINPTEVDYINAHGTSTDFNDKLETMAIKKVFGDHAYKLAVSSTKSVTGHLLGAAGGVEAVACVKAIQEQMLPPTINLENPDPECDLDYVPNVARKMAVNVAMSNSFGFGGHNASIIFRKYQE, via the coding sequence ATGAGAAGACGAGTGGTTGTCACGGGAATGGGGGTTATCTCCCCTGTAGGAAATACGGTTTCCGCTTTCTGGGAGAGTCTTGTTGCCGGAAAATCAGGAGTCGGCAAGATTACAAGGTTTGATGCCTCCGAGTATCCCTGTCAAATTGCGGCTGAAGTGAAAGACTTCAACCCCGAAGCGTACATGGACAAGAGAGAAGCGCGGAAGATGGACCGGTTCGCCCAGTACGCCGTAGCTGCAGCGAGAATGGCTATGGATGACAGCAAGCTGCAAATCACGGAAGAAAACGAGGAACGGGTAGGAGTCTATGTGGGTTCGGGTATCGGAGGCCTCGAAACGCTGATGGAGCAGCACCAGATTCTGTTGGAGAAGGGTCCCCGCCGGGTGTCTCCGTTCTTCATCCCCATGATGATCGGTGATATTGCAACCGGGCAGATCTCCATCTTTCTGGGGGCAAAGGGACCCAATTCGTCGCCGATCTCCGCTTGTGCAACCGGTACGAACGCAATTGGAGATGCTTACAAGATCATTGAACGCGGTGCGGCTGACGTCATGATCACCGGGGGCGCAGAGGCAACTGTATTGCCTTTGGCTGTGGCTGGATTTGCCTCGGCTAGGGCTCTGGCAACTGCTTTCAATGACACGCCGGAGAAGGCAAGCCGACCCTTTGACCGGGACCGGGATGGGTTCGTGATGGGGGAAGGGGCCGGCATCCTGGTGCTGGAAGAACTGGAACACGCCAAGAAACGGGGGGCTGCCATTTATGCCGAGATTATCGGTTATGGAATGAGCGGTGACGCCTACCATATCACACAGCCGGCACCGGAAGGGGCAGGCGCGGCCCGCTGCATGCGGGAAGCGGTGCGTGACGCCGGTATTAACCCGACTGAGGTTGACTATATCAATGCGCATGGCACTTCGACCGATTTTAACGACAAACTGGAAACAATGGCCATAAAGAAAGTGTTTGGGGATCATGCCTACAAACTGGCCGTTTCCTCCACCAAATCTGTAACCGGGCACCTTCTGGGCGCTGCGGGGGGAGTTGAAGCGGTAGCCTGTGTGAAGGCCATCCAGGAACAAATGCTGCCTCCAACCATCAACCTGGAGAATCCGGATCCCGAGTGCGATCTTGATTATGTGCCAAATGTTGCACGGAAGATGGCAGTCAACGTAGCTATGTCCAATTCTTTTGGATTTGGCGGACATAATGCGTCAATTATCTTCCGAAAATACCAAGAGTGA
- the acpP gene encoding acyl carrier protein produces MSTFDRVKKIIVDRLDVEESAVTLEASFKDDLGADSLDVVELVMELEDEFDMEISDEDAEKISTVGDVVKYIESHKA; encoded by the coding sequence ATGTCAACTTTTGACAGAGTTAAGAAAATCATCGTGGACCGTCTTGATGTCGAGGAATCGGCTGTTACACTGGAGGCATCCTTCAAGGATGATCTGGGAGCGGATTCGCTCGATGTTGTGGAACTCGTAATGGAACTGGAAGACGAGTTCGATATGGAGATTTCTGACGAAGATGCGGAGAAAATCAGTACCGTCGGGGATGTGGTGAAGTACATAGAGTCCCACAAGGCGTAA
- the fabG gene encoding 3-oxoacyl-[acyl-carrier-protein] reductase — MVTGKVALVTGASRGIGRAVALELARRGAKLVVNYAGNQSAAEEVVAKIREMGGEAVAVQGNVASPEDADRMVNAATEAFGRLDILVNNAGITRDNLLIRMKEEDWDSVIDTNLKGVFNTTKAAARIMMKQRYGRIINVTSVVALMGNPGQANYVAAKSGVIGLTKSNARELASRNITVNAVAPGYIQTDMTAVLNDDVKETLSKQIPLGRLGDPEDIAKVVAFLASDDASYMTGQVLTVDGGMVM, encoded by the coding sequence ATGGTAACGGGAAAAGTGGCTCTGGTGACGGGCGCGTCTCGCGGCATTGGTCGTGCCGTTGCACTGGAACTCGCACGACGCGGTGCCAAACTGGTGGTTAACTATGCAGGAAATCAGTCTGCTGCCGAAGAAGTAGTTGCAAAGATTCGTGAGATGGGCGGAGAGGCCGTTGCGGTGCAGGGCAACGTGGCCAGCCCGGAAGATGCGGACAGGATGGTCAATGCAGCCACCGAAGCTTTCGGACGACTTGATATTCTTGTCAACAATGCGGGCATCACCCGGGACAATCTTCTGATCCGAATGAAGGAAGAGGATTGGGATTCGGTGATTGATACCAATCTGAAAGGTGTATTCAACACCACGAAAGCGGCAGCTCGGATTATGATGAAGCAACGTTATGGCAGGATTATCAATGTCACTTCCGTTGTGGCCCTGATGGGAAATCCCGGTCAGGCCAACTATGTGGCAGCCAAATCCGGTGTGATTGGGCTCACCAAGTCGAACGCCAGGGAACTGGCATCCCGCAACATTACGGTGAATGCGGTGGCCCCGGGGTATATTCAAACGGATATGACAGCCGTTTTGAATGACGATGTCAAGGAAACACTCAGCAAACAGATCCCGCTGGGAAGGCTTGGCGATCCGGAGGATATTGCCAAGGTAGTGGCGTTCCTGGCTTCTGATGACGCTTCTTACATGACCGGACAGGTGCTGACCGTTGACGGCGGCATGGTCATGTAA
- the fabD gene encoding ACP S-malonyltransferase has translation MTKLAFVFPGQGTQAVGMGKEMADAYPEARSVFEEADEALGFSLSEIIFQGPEEKLRLTYYTQPAILTTSIAMYRVFEKAGFQPAYAAGHSLGEYSALVVAGAIDFADAVKVVHARGKLMDEAVPAGRGAMSAIIGGDRASIRSICEQVSQSTGVVELANINCPGQIVISGLAEAVAKAGEQLADAGLRVIPLVVSGPFHSSLMQPAAEKLIDVLDDVTVRDARIPVIANVSAKPVISADEIRGALYEQVASSVLWEDSVAYMLEQGVDTFVEIGPGQVLSGLIKKVSRRTPTLSIQDPASFDKTVSILKGDS, from the coding sequence ATGACAAAGCTTGCATTTGTATTCCCGGGCCAAGGAACACAGGCGGTGGGCATGGGAAAAGAAATGGCGGATGCCTATCCGGAAGCCCGTTCCGTTTTCGAGGAGGCGGATGAAGCGCTGGGGTTCTCTTTAAGCGAAATCATATTTCAGGGTCCTGAAGAGAAACTCCGTTTGACTTACTACACCCAGCCTGCGATCCTGACCACCAGTATCGCCATGTACCGGGTTTTTGAGAAAGCAGGATTCCAACCTGCCTATGCTGCAGGCCATTCCTTGGGAGAATACTCGGCTTTGGTGGTTGCGGGCGCAATTGATTTTGCCGATGCGGTCAAGGTGGTACATGCCCGGGGCAAACTCATGGACGAAGCGGTTCCGGCGGGCCGGGGCGCCATGTCAGCCATTATCGGCGGTGATCGCGCGAGTATCCGATCCATATGCGAACAAGTATCCCAATCAACCGGTGTGGTTGAATTGGCCAACATCAATTGTCCCGGACAAATCGTGATTTCGGGACTTGCGGAGGCAGTGGCCAAGGCAGGCGAACAGCTTGCGGATGCCGGTCTCCGCGTCATCCCGCTGGTAGTTTCGGGGCCGTTTCACAGTTCTTTGATGCAGCCCGCTGCCGAGAAGCTGATCGACGTCCTGGATGACGTAACTGTCAGGGATGCCCGGATTCCCGTAATAGCCAACGTGTCTGCCAAGCCGGTCATCTCTGCTGACGAAATCCGGGGAGCCCTGTATGAACAGGTTGCCTCCTCTGTCCTGTGGGAGGACTCCGTTGCCTACATGCTGGAACAGGGCGTGGACACTTTTGTGGAGATTGGGCCGGGACAGGTCTTATCCGGTCTCATCAAGAAAGTCAGCCGCCGGACACCCACATTGTCCATTCAGGATCCGGCCTCATTCGATAAGACGGTTTCGATTCTAAAGGGGGATTCGTAA